A genomic region of Salinibacter pepae contains the following coding sequences:
- the rpoN gene encoding RNA polymerase factor sigma-54: MSSNVLELKQEQDLQQKLSPQQIQYIKLLQLDTFDLERRIEEELEENPLLEEGLGEEEQREEDEIDATAEEMENELETEDDEENFDVEDLLNNTDDMYGYNASPGYQGDDEDRDRPMPADQSLPEQLQGQISFLNLDETDEIIADQIIGSIDEDGYLKREINSILDDILFNHGIEIEEEDVQKVLRQVQSLEPAGIAARDLQECLLLQLRRMPDDVDGRDTAIAMLEDEYEAFTKKHFDKLQTRLDVDERGLKTAFDLIRQRLDPKPGEGEFSEETNYITPDFSVRYVDGEFVITLNGRNAPDLHVSRHYRKMLEKLKAQKKSDDVDEVDEETEEFLKDKFSSAQWFIDSINQRRHTMYLVMDAIVQLQEDFFRYGEGHLKPMILKDIAEIIDMDISTVSRVVNGKYVQTEWGVYELKYFFSEGLETVDGEEVSNKEVKAELQRIVDAEDKTDPMSDQNLADALEEKGFKIARRTVSKYRKQLGIPVARLRREIVLSEEASSEG, from the coding sequence ATGAGCAGCAACGTCCTCGAGCTCAAGCAAGAGCAAGACCTTCAGCAGAAGCTCTCGCCGCAGCAGATTCAGTACATCAAGCTGCTGCAACTGGATACCTTTGACCTGGAGCGGCGCATCGAAGAGGAGCTTGAAGAGAATCCCCTGCTCGAGGAGGGGCTCGGCGAAGAGGAGCAGCGGGAGGAGGACGAGATCGACGCCACGGCCGAAGAGATGGAAAACGAACTGGAGACGGAAGACGACGAGGAGAACTTTGACGTGGAGGACCTCCTCAACAATACCGACGACATGTACGGCTACAACGCCAGCCCGGGCTATCAGGGCGACGACGAAGACCGCGATCGCCCGATGCCGGCGGATCAGTCGCTGCCCGAGCAGCTCCAGGGACAGATCTCGTTCCTGAACCTCGACGAGACCGACGAGATCATCGCCGATCAGATTATCGGGTCGATCGATGAAGACGGATACCTGAAGCGAGAAATCAACTCGATCCTGGACGACATTCTGTTCAACCACGGCATCGAGATTGAGGAGGAGGACGTGCAGAAGGTGCTGCGGCAGGTGCAGTCGCTTGAACCGGCCGGCATCGCCGCCCGGGACCTGCAAGAGTGCCTGCTTTTGCAGCTCCGGCGCATGCCCGACGACGTGGACGGGCGCGACACGGCCATCGCCATGCTGGAGGACGAGTACGAGGCGTTCACGAAGAAGCACTTCGACAAGCTTCAGACGCGGCTCGACGTCGACGAGCGGGGGCTCAAGACGGCCTTTGACCTCATTCGACAGCGCCTCGACCCGAAGCCGGGCGAGGGCGAGTTCTCGGAAGAGACCAACTACATCACGCCCGATTTCTCGGTGCGGTACGTGGACGGGGAGTTCGTGATCACCCTCAACGGCCGCAATGCCCCGGACCTGCACGTCTCGCGCCACTACCGCAAGATGCTCGAAAAGCTAAAGGCGCAGAAGAAGTCGGACGACGTGGACGAGGTCGACGAGGAGACCGAGGAATTCCTCAAGGACAAGTTCAGCTCGGCGCAGTGGTTTATCGACTCCATCAACCAGCGGCGCCACACGATGTATCTGGTGATGGACGCCATCGTGCAGCTGCAGGAGGACTTCTTCCGGTACGGGGAGGGGCACCTGAAGCCGATGATCCTGAAGGACATCGCCGAGATCATCGACATGGACATCTCCACGGTCAGCCGCGTGGTGAACGGCAAGTACGTGCAGACCGAGTGGGGCGTCTACGAGCTCAAGTACTTCTTCTCGGAAGGGCTGGAGACCGTCGACGGGGAGGAGGTCTCCAACAAGGAAGTGAAGGCCGAGCTCCAGCGGATCGTAGACGCCGAGGACAAGACCGATCCGATGTCCGACCAGAACCTGGCCGACGCCCTCGAAGAGAAGGGCTTCAAGATTGCCCGTCGCACGGTGTCGAAGTACCGGAAACAACTGGGCATCCCCGTCGCACGCCTGCGCCGGGAGATCGTCCTCAGCGAGGAGGCGTCCTCGGAGGGCTGA
- a CDS encoding aminotransferase class V-fold PLP-dependent enzyme: MLDSVSTSSIAARAPRSDRQSQLDALRRAFTGLDTEYPLADGTTAPRTYLDSAASTLRCSAADDIVRRALRHYANTHSTLHAGARIMTHLYEQAHEIVGRFVDAPDDYTTVFTGSGVTGGLNRMARVLAERRPERDLVITTLMEHHANDLPHRKHVGEVVHVPLENDPDGEAGRVDLSALRAAIDEHADRLNYVAVTAASNVTGIVNPVHEVARHAHAAGALCVVDAAQSAAHVPISVQGPDAAEALDVVCMSGHKLYAPGSPGVIVAREALFEGLEPQVVGGGIVDRVETDRYKITDALPEREEAGTPNLPGALRLAATLQLLGRIGMDLVAEDERELAQYALERFAAIDGLTIYGSHRLEVADRIGVIAFNLADLPHGLVAAALNDYFGVAVRNECFCAQPFVRDLLGRASTPGGAAGGAECGPETQPGMVRASLGLYNTEQDIDAAVKALSDLAARPDWYREQYRPRLDGSGDWVHRSFEHPPGQAFSLEEEVDAWLQSAT, encoded by the coding sequence ATGCTCGATTCCGTTTCCACCTCCTCAATTGCCGCACGCGCGCCCCGTTCGGACCGGCAATCGCAGCTGGACGCCCTCCGCCGCGCTTTTACCGGGCTCGACACCGAGTACCCGCTGGCCGACGGCACGACGGCCCCGCGCACCTACCTCGACAGTGCCGCATCGACCCTGCGCTGCAGCGCGGCCGACGACATCGTCCGGCGGGCCCTCCGCCACTACGCCAACACACACTCGACGCTGCACGCCGGGGCCCGCATCATGACCCACCTCTACGAACAGGCGCACGAGATTGTGGGGCGCTTCGTGGACGCCCCGGACGACTACACAACGGTCTTCACCGGGAGTGGGGTGACGGGCGGCCTCAACCGCATGGCCCGCGTGCTGGCCGAGCGGCGGCCCGAGCGTGACCTCGTCATCACCACCCTCATGGAGCACCACGCCAACGACCTGCCCCACCGCAAGCACGTCGGCGAGGTGGTGCACGTGCCGTTGGAAAACGATCCGGACGGGGAGGCCGGACGCGTGGACCTTTCTGCGTTGCGGGCCGCCATCGACGAGCACGCCGACCGGCTGAACTACGTGGCCGTCACGGCGGCGTCGAACGTGACCGGCATCGTCAACCCGGTCCACGAGGTCGCCCGGCACGCCCACGCGGCGGGCGCCCTGTGTGTGGTCGACGCCGCCCAATCGGCCGCCCACGTGCCGATCAGCGTGCAGGGACCCGACGCGGCCGAGGCGCTCGACGTCGTGTGCATGAGCGGGCACAAACTCTACGCGCCCGGCAGCCCCGGTGTGATCGTGGCCCGGGAGGCCCTTTTCGAGGGGCTGGAGCCGCAGGTGGTGGGGGGCGGCATCGTGGATCGGGTGGAGACGGACCGCTACAAGATTACAGACGCGCTGCCGGAGCGGGAGGAGGCGGGCACGCCCAACCTGCCCGGGGCGCTGCGGCTGGCCGCTACGCTGCAGCTGCTGGGCCGCATTGGCATGGACCTCGTGGCGGAGGACGAGCGCGAGCTGGCCCAGTACGCGCTGGAGCGCTTCGCGGCGATCGACGGCCTCACGATCTACGGGTCCCACCGGCTGGAGGTGGCCGACCGGATCGGGGTCATCGCCTTCAACCTCGCGGACCTGCCGCACGGCCTCGTGGCCGCGGCGCTGAACGACTACTTCGGCGTCGCCGTGCGCAACGAATGCTTCTGTGCGCAGCCCTTCGTGCGCGACTTGTTGGGCCGAGCGAGCACTCCCGGAGGGGCCGCCGGCGGCGCGGAGTGTGGGCCCGAGACGCAGCCGGGCATGGTGCGGGCCTCCCTCGGCCTGTACAATACGGAGCAGGACATCGATGCGGCCGTCAAGGCGCTGTCCGACCTTGCCGCCCGGCCCGACTGGTACCGGGAGCAGTACCGCCCCCGCCTCGACGGCAGTGGCGACTGGGTCCACCGCTCGTTCGAGCACCCGCCCGGGCAGGCGTTCTCGTTGGAGGAGGAGGTGGACGCGTGGCTTCAGTCGGCCACCTAG
- a CDS encoding elongation factor G, protein MTVSDAQQIRNIALVGHQGSGKTALTEALLHASGAISRVGSVPDGTTQSDYHESEKERQMSIFATLLHASWDDTKINILDTPGYPDFASEVIASVRVADTALYVMDARSGVEVGTEMAWSYGEQTETPSLFVLNHIDQASADFRSIVDEIEDRFGPGATVVQLPAGEGTRTLIDVLRIRQLYYPEGETEPEVQPIDGAFEDEARTLHETLVEDIAASDDRLMEAYFEQGELTDDQMRNGLRAAIIERDLYPVFVTSATEEVGVSRLLDFIGSVCPSPASRLLQTEGGQELTADPDDDPVAFVYRTMAQEHVGEYSYVRVFDGTLQSGQDLENARTGATERVGQIYALNGEERNNVPRLIAGDLGALVKLEDTTTNDTLRAPTSDVVIPSIQFPAPRYRMAVRPVQEGQEDKLARGLHQITDEDPSLVFNHDALLNQLTLSGVGEMHLQIAKSRLERQAGVEVAFVAPRISYREAIQNRAAAEHRHKKQSGGAGEFADISMLVEPLDGAFDPPDAIEVRGEETVETEWGAEIHFVDAIVGGVIDMNKFFSSIRKGVLNTMEEGPVAGFPVGNVRIVIHDGDMHPVDSNEAAFKRAAFECFRQAFQKAGPVLLEPIRTVTITTPDDYTGDIISDLNTRRGRVQGIDTQGAFQKITAEVPEAELHQYSTTLRSLTQGRGLHHTKFSHYEQMPGHVQEKVVDEATAAAAA, encoded by the coding sequence CACGAGAGCGAAAAGGAGCGGCAGATGTCGATTTTTGCGACGCTGCTTCACGCCTCGTGGGACGACACGAAGATCAACATCCTCGACACGCCGGGCTACCCCGACTTCGCCAGCGAGGTGATCGCCTCCGTCCGGGTGGCCGACACGGCGCTTTACGTAATGGACGCCCGCTCGGGCGTCGAGGTCGGGACCGAAATGGCCTGGTCCTACGGGGAGCAGACCGAGACCCCCTCCCTGTTCGTCCTCAACCACATCGACCAGGCGAGCGCCGATTTTCGGAGCATCGTCGACGAGATTGAGGACCGGTTCGGGCCGGGGGCGACGGTGGTCCAATTGCCCGCGGGGGAGGGCACCCGCACCCTGATCGACGTGCTGCGCATACGCCAGCTGTACTACCCGGAGGGCGAGACCGAGCCGGAGGTGCAGCCGATCGACGGCGCCTTTGAGGACGAGGCCCGCACGCTCCACGAGACGCTCGTCGAGGACATCGCCGCCAGTGACGACCGGCTCATGGAGGCTTACTTCGAACAGGGCGAGCTGACGGACGACCAGATGCGGAACGGGCTCCGGGCGGCCATCATTGAGCGGGACTTATATCCCGTCTTCGTCACGAGCGCGACGGAGGAGGTCGGCGTCTCCCGCCTTCTCGACTTCATCGGGTCGGTGTGCCCCTCCCCCGCCAGCCGGCTGCTGCAGACCGAGGGCGGCCAGGAGCTGACGGCCGACCCCGACGACGACCCGGTGGCCTTCGTCTACCGCACGATGGCCCAGGAGCACGTCGGTGAATACTCGTACGTCCGCGTGTTCGACGGGACCCTCCAGTCGGGCCAGGACCTCGAAAACGCGCGCACCGGCGCCACCGAACGCGTCGGTCAGATCTACGCGCTCAACGGGGAGGAGCGCAACAACGTCCCCCGCCTCATTGCCGGCGACCTTGGCGCGCTCGTGAAGCTGGAGGACACCACCACGAACGATACCCTCCGGGCCCCGACGTCCGACGTCGTCATCCCGTCCATCCAGTTTCCCGCCCCCCGCTACCGGATGGCCGTGCGGCCGGTGCAGGAGGGGCAGGAGGACAAGCTCGCCCGGGGCCTCCATCAAATCACCGACGAAGACCCGTCGCTGGTCTTCAACCACGATGCGCTGCTCAACCAGCTTACCCTTAGCGGCGTGGGCGAGATGCACCTCCAGATCGCCAAGTCGCGCCTCGAGCGGCAGGCCGGCGTGGAGGTCGCGTTCGTAGCCCCCCGCATCTCCTACCGCGAGGCGATCCAGAACCGGGCGGCCGCCGAGCACCGCCACAAGAAGCAGTCGGGCGGCGCCGGGGAGTTTGCCGACATCTCGATGCTCGTCGAGCCCCTCGACGGCGCGTTCGACCCGCCGGACGCGATTGAGGTGCGGGGGGAGGAGACGGTCGAAACCGAGTGGGGCGCCGAGATCCACTTCGTCGACGCCATCGTCGGCGGGGTTATCGACATGAACAAGTTCTTCTCCTCCATCCGGAAGGGCGTCCTGAACACCATGGAGGAGGGGCCGGTGGCCGGGTTTCCCGTCGGAAACGTGCGGATCGTCATCCACGACGGCGACATGCACCCGGTCGATTCGAACGAGGCGGCCTTCAAGCGCGCCGCCTTCGAGTGCTTCCGCCAGGCCTTTCAGAAGGCCGGCCCGGTCCTCCTGGAGCCCATCCGCACGGTTACCATCACCACCCCGGACGACTACACGGGCGACATTATCAGCGACCTCAACACGCGGCGGGGACGCGTGCAGGGCATCGACACGCAGGGGGCGTTCCAAAAAATCACTGCCGAGGTGCCGGAGGCAGAGCTCCACCAGTACTCCACCACGCTGCGCTCACTCACCCAGGGCCGGGGCCTGCACCATACGAAGTTCAGCCACTACGAGCAGATGCCGGGCCACGTGCAGGAGAAGGTCGTCGACGAGGCGACCGCTGCGGCTGCAGCGTAG